One genomic window of Agrobacterium vitis includes the following:
- a CDS encoding ABC transporter substrate-binding protein: MAKILKYCEKFASRSARAVTVTLTLLGASAAIYGINAPLAIAEEQPVKGGEMTIINGSDIKSWDPAIIGGTYPGGPMDMLDAIYGFLVYVDVDGKVQGGMAKSLTSVDAKVWTLTLRDGVKFTDGGSYDAEAVKFNWERQATPDTLSPSQGFVASWIGGVKIVDPLTLEITLPKPDRNFGSSLAQLAPFIASPQALKAAKTKTDIKPVGAGAFVLDSWNQGVSMSMKRNPQYWDQPRPYLDTLKFAIIPETNSRIATVVQGGATMMAGYPYQFGSNAKAAGVATHEIPIPGLYRAYFNQKSGSFTDHRAREAFYEAINPSKLMQAYTQVSGYDIPTNYFTKSSPFYDPTYKLPTYNPKHAQELFDQLAKDGKPFNIKLVTYSNSDLKRLASYLQQALSAYDNVTVNLQLVDQAMLSPTCKGQMNFDFCVDGGVLVANGAEPIISNLLSTNGNDNWGKYNSTDMDKELAEANATMDPAAVKAAYAKVQKRVATDLPLYIFGAETRFLLLRDTTGGIVPSNGGILQKQYLYVCKDACASKASK; this comes from the coding sequence ATGGCTAAAATATTGAAATATTGCGAAAAATTCGCATCCAGATCTGCGCGCGCTGTGACTGTGACGCTGACTTTGCTTGGGGCAAGTGCGGCAATTTATGGCATCAACGCCCCATTGGCCATCGCTGAAGAGCAGCCCGTCAAGGGTGGCGAAATGACCATTATCAATGGCTCAGACATCAAGAGTTGGGACCCGGCCATTATCGGCGGCACCTATCCGGGTGGCCCCATGGATATGTTGGATGCCATCTATGGCTTTCTTGTCTATGTGGACGTGGATGGCAAGGTACAGGGCGGCATGGCCAAGAGCCTGACCAGCGTGGATGCCAAAGTCTGGACACTGACATTGCGCGACGGTGTGAAGTTTACCGATGGTGGCTCTTACGATGCCGAGGCGGTAAAATTCAACTGGGAGCGTCAGGCCACGCCCGACACTCTTTCACCTTCACAAGGCTTTGTCGCCTCGTGGATTGGTGGTGTGAAGATTGTTGATCCTTTGACACTTGAGATCACACTGCCAAAGCCGGATCGCAATTTTGGTTCTTCGTTGGCGCAATTGGCTCCCTTCATTGCCTCGCCGCAAGCGCTGAAAGCCGCCAAGACCAAAACTGATATCAAGCCGGTTGGTGCTGGTGCCTTTGTGCTGGACAGCTGGAATCAGGGCGTTTCGATGTCCATGAAACGCAATCCGCAATACTGGGATCAGCCGCGCCCCTATCTGGACACGCTGAAATTCGCCATTATTCCCGAAACCAACAGCCGTATTGCCACCGTGGTTCAGGGTGGTGCCACAATGATGGCGGGCTATCCCTATCAGTTCGGATCAAACGCCAAAGCCGCAGGCGTTGCCACCCATGAAATTCCGATCCCCGGTCTCTATCGCGCTTACTTTAACCAGAAGAGCGGCTCCTTCACCGATCATCGGGCGCGGGAGGCTTTCTATGAAGCCATCAATCCATCGAAGCTGATGCAGGCCTATACGCAGGTCAGTGGTTACGACATTCCGACCAATTATTTCACCAAGTCGTCGCCATTCTATGATCCGACCTATAAACTTCCAACCTACAACCCCAAACATGCGCAGGAATTGTTCGACCAGCTTGCCAAGGATGGCAAGCCGTTCAACATCAAGCTGGTGACCTATTCCAACTCTGACCTGAAACGTCTGGCCTCCTATCTGCAACAGGCTTTGAGTGCCTATGATAACGTCACGGTCAATCTTCAGCTGGTTGATCAAGCCATGCTCAGTCCAACCTGCAAGGGGCAGATGAATTTCGATTTTTGTGTCGATGGCGGCGTGCTGGTGGCCAATGGTGCAGAGCCGATCATTTCCAATCTTCTCAGCACGAACGGCAATGATAATTGGGGCAAATACAACAGCACCGACATGGATAAAGAGCTGGCAGAAGCCAATGCCACCATGGACCCGGCTGCGGTAAAGGCGGCCTATGCCAAGGTGCAAAAGCGGGTTGCCACAGACCTTCCGCTTTACATTTTCGGTGCCGAGACCCGCTTCCTGCTGCTGCGCGACACCACGGGCGGCATCGTGCCCTCCAATGGCGGCATTTTGCAAAAGCAATATCTCTACGTCTGCAAGGACGCCTGCGCGTCCAAAGCCTCGAAGTAA
- a CDS encoding UbiX family flavin prenyltransferase produces the protein MKRLIVAITGASGACYGVRALEMLRDIDGIESHLIISPAGLRTAIEEEAVESADQIRQLADVVHSHKDIGASIASGSFRAHGMLVAPCSIKTLSSIANCYNDDLITRAADVCLKERRRVVLMVRETPLHAGHIALMDQATRNGAIIMPPVPGFYTQPKTLADLVSQTVGRALDLFDIDHPSVRRWKQEGDA, from the coding sequence GATAACCGGGGCATCTGGTGCCTGCTACGGGGTTCGTGCCCTGGAGATGCTCCGCGACATCGATGGTATTGAAAGCCATCTGATTATTTCTCCCGCAGGACTGCGCACGGCGATTGAAGAAGAAGCAGTGGAGAGCGCTGACCAGATTCGTCAACTGGCTGATGTCGTTCACAGCCACAAGGACATCGGGGCCTCTATTGCTTCAGGCTCGTTTCGGGCGCATGGCATGTTGGTGGCACCGTGCTCAATTAAGACCCTGAGCAGCATTGCCAATTGCTATAATGATGATCTCATTACCCGTGCCGCAGATGTCTGCCTCAAGGAGCGGCGGCGCGTTGTGTTGATGGTGCGCGAAACGCCCTTGCATGCCGGGCATATCGCGCTGATGGATCAAGCGACACGCAACGGTGCGATTATCATGCCGCCGGTGCCGGGATTCTACACACAGCCCAAAACATTGGCCGATCTGGTGAGCCAGACCGTTGGCCGGGCGCTTGATCTGTTTGACATTGATCACCCATCCGTGCGCCGCTGGAAGCAGGAGGGTGATGCTTGA